In Candidatus Binatia bacterium, one DNA window encodes the following:
- a CDS encoding MBL fold metallo-hydrolase has product MTAEPRLYLRQLEVGPMQNFVYLIGDREKREAVVVDAAWDVDAILDVLDRDDMKLVGGLVTHFHPDHLGGSMMGMQIEGAAELLGKRPVKIYMHKSEAPYAHRVAGLSDSDLVFTEAGDDLKVGDLTIKFLHTPGHTPGSQCFLVDGNLVSGDTLFIGSCGRVDLPGSSPEQLFYSLNHTLKALPPDTVLYPGHNYAAGRTTSTIGEETRRNPYMRFDRLQDFLSIMGY; this is encoded by the coding sequence ATGACCGCCGAGCCACGACTCTATCTTCGCCAGCTCGAGGTCGGGCCGATGCAGAACTTCGTGTATCTGATCGGCGACCGGGAGAAGCGCGAGGCCGTCGTCGTCGACGCCGCGTGGGACGTCGACGCGATCCTCGACGTGCTCGATCGCGACGACATGAAGCTCGTCGGCGGGCTCGTGACGCACTTCCACCCCGACCACCTCGGCGGGTCGATGATGGGCATGCAGATCGAGGGCGCCGCCGAGCTGCTCGGCAAGCGTCCCGTCAAGATCTACATGCACAAGAGCGAGGCGCCGTACGCGCACCGCGTCGCAGGGCTCTCGGACTCCGACCTGGTTTTCACCGAAGCCGGCGACGACCTCAAGGTCGGCGACCTCACGATCAAGTTCCTGCACACGCCCGGGCACACGCCGGGCTCGCAGTGCTTCCTGGTCGACGGCAACCTGGTCTCGGGCGACACGCTGTTCATCGGCTCGTGCGGACGCGTCGACCTGCCGGGCTCGAGCCCCGAGCAGCTCTTCTACAGCTTGAACCACACGCTCAAGGCGCTGCCGCCGGACACCGTGCTCTACCCGGGGCACAACTACGCCGCCGGCCGCACGACGTCGACGATCGGCGAGGAGACGCGCCGCAACCCGTACATGCGCTTCGATCGTTTGCAGGACTTCCTGTCAATCATGGGATATTAG
- the ccrA gene encoding crotonyl-CoA carboxylase/reductase: MATQKIYELGEMPPLGAVPEEMYAQVVRQNRFGEPMKAFEIERVPVPEIKPDEVLVYVMAAGINYNNVWAALGTPVDVIKQREREGDTTGFHIGGSDASGIVWAVGSEVKNVKVGDRVVVHCGTWDANDPVVKAGKDPMFGASFKIWGYETNWGSFAQFTRVQAHQCLPKPKHLTWEAAAAYMLVGATAYRMLMGWPPHQVEKDDVVLIWGGAGGLGCQAIQIAAARGAIPVAVISGEEKHDFCVKLGAKGTINRKKFDHWGMMPHWKDTEAYGKWLKGVRAFGSAIWDVVGARRNPRIVFEHPGEDTVPTSIFVCDTGGMVVICAGTTGYNAVADLRYLWMRQKRFQGSHFANDEQAKALNDMVIAKQVDPCLAEVGSFADIPRVHQAMYENRHPHGNMACLVGAPRTGLGVGE; encoded by the coding sequence ATGGCCACGCAGAAGATCTACGAGCTCGGGGAGATGCCGCCGCTCGGCGCCGTTCCCGAGGAGATGTACGCGCAAGTCGTCCGTCAGAACCGCTTCGGCGAGCCGATGAAGGCCTTCGAGATCGAGCGCGTCCCGGTGCCGGAGATCAAGCCGGACGAAGTGCTCGTCTACGTCATGGCGGCCGGCATCAACTACAACAACGTGTGGGCGGCGCTCGGCACGCCGGTCGACGTCATCAAGCAGCGCGAGCGCGAGGGTGACACGACGGGCTTCCACATCGGCGGCAGCGACGCGTCCGGCATCGTCTGGGCGGTCGGCTCCGAGGTGAAGAACGTCAAGGTCGGCGACCGCGTCGTCGTGCACTGCGGCACCTGGGACGCGAACGACCCGGTGGTGAAGGCCGGCAAGGACCCGATGTTCGGCGCGAGCTTCAAGATCTGGGGCTACGAGACGAACTGGGGCAGCTTCGCGCAGTTCACGCGCGTGCAGGCGCACCAGTGCCTGCCGAAGCCGAAGCACCTGACCTGGGAGGCCGCGGCGGCGTACATGCTCGTGGGCGCGACCGCGTACCGCATGCTGATGGGCTGGCCGCCGCACCAGGTCGAGAAGGACGACGTCGTGCTGATCTGGGGCGGCGCCGGCGGACTCGGCTGCCAGGCGATCCAGATCGCGGCGGCGCGCGGCGCGATCCCGGTCGCGGTGATCTCCGGCGAGGAGAAGCACGACTTCTGCGTCAAGCTCGGCGCCAAGGGCACCATCAATCGCAAAAAGTTCGACCACTGGGGGATGATGCCCCACTGGAAGGACACCGAGGCCTACGGCAAGTGGCTCAAGGGTGTGCGCGCCTTCGGCTCGGCGATCTGGGACGTCGTCGGAGCGCGCCGCAACCCGCGCATCGTCTTCGAGCACCCGGGCGAGGACACCGTGCCGACCTCGATCTTCGTCTGCGACACCGGCGGCATGGTGGTGATCTGCGCCGGGACGACCGGCTACAACGCGGTCGCCGACCTGCGCTACCTGTGGATGCGCCAGAAGCGCTTCCAGGGCTCGCACTTCGCGAACGACGAGCAGGCGAAGGCGCTCAACGACATGGTGATCGCGAAGCAGGTCGACCCCTGTCTCGCGGAGGTCGGCAGCTTCGCCGACATCCCTCGCGTCCACCAGGCGATGTACGAGAACCGCCACCCGCACGGGAACATGGCGTGCCTGGTCGGCGCGCCGCGCACCGGGCTCGGCGTCGGCGAGTGA
- a CDS encoding cob(I)yrinic acid a,c-diamide adenosyltransferase produces the protein MPIRITRVYTRTGDKGTTRLVGGEKVAKDSPRIEAFGTLDELNAILGLARTFNEQELAAADADPDAPDGARKARRELDEILRGLQNELFDLGSQLATPRGSEYPGMPVVGDAEVTALEKCIDRCQKDLQPLESFILPGGGVVAAFLHQARTVCRRAERRVLELSRAEDIDPGALRYLNRLSDLLFVLSRWIALHSGTPEYLWERGLRLGKRAARQAKS, from the coding sequence ATGCCCATCCGGATCACGCGCGTCTACACCCGGACGGGCGACAAGGGGACGACCCGGCTCGTCGGCGGCGAGAAGGTGGCCAAGGACTCGCCGCGCATCGAGGCCTTCGGCACGCTCGACGAGCTGAACGCGATCCTCGGCCTCGCGCGGACGTTCAACGAGCAGGAGCTCGCCGCCGCGGACGCCGATCCCGACGCGCCCGACGGCGCGCGCAAGGCGCGCCGCGAGCTCGACGAGATCCTGCGCGGCCTGCAGAACGAGCTCTTCGATCTCGGCAGCCAGCTCGCCACGCCGCGCGGCTCGGAGTATCCCGGCATGCCGGTCGTCGGCGACGCCGAGGTGACGGCGCTCGAGAAGTGCATCGACCGCTGTCAGAAGGATTTGCAGCCGCTCGAGTCGTTCATCCTGCCGGGCGGCGGCGTGGTCGCGGCCTTCCTCCATCAGGCGCGCACCGTGTGCCGACGCGCCGAGCGGCGGGTGCTCGAGCTGTCGCGCGCCGAGGACATCGATCCCGGCGCGCTGCGCTACCTCAATCGGCTGTCGGACCTGCTCTTCGTGCTGTCGCGCTGGATCGCGCTGCACTCCGGCACGCCCGAGTACCTCTGGGAGCGCGGCCTGCGTCTCGGCAAGCGGGCGGCGCGCCAAGCGAAGTCATAG